The following coding sequences lie in one Sphingopyxis macrogoltabida genomic window:
- a CDS encoding electron transfer flavoprotein subunit beta/FixA family protein, whose amino-acid sequence MKILVPVKRVLDYNVKPRVKADGTGVDLANVKMSMNPFDEIGVEEAIRLKEKGVATEVVAVSIGPAKAQETLRTALAMGADRAILVQTDDAVEPLALAKIFKAIADAEQPGLVILGKQAIDGDNNQTGQMLAALTGWAQGTFASAVNVEGDHVSVTREVDGGLETVKLKLPAIVTTDLRLNEPRYASLPNIMKAKSKPLDTKTPADYGVDTAPRVKVVKVSEPPVRSAGVKVADVDELVAKLKAIGVHS is encoded by the coding sequence ATGAAAATCCTCGTCCCCGTGAAACGGGTGCTCGATTATAACGTGAAGCCGCGGGTCAAGGCCGACGGCACGGGTGTCGACCTGGCCAATGTCAAAATGTCGATGAATCCGTTCGACGAGATCGGTGTCGAAGAAGCGATCCGCCTGAAGGAAAAGGGCGTCGCGACCGAAGTCGTCGCCGTGTCCATCGGCCCGGCGAAGGCACAGGAAACGCTCCGCACCGCGCTCGCGATGGGCGCCGACCGTGCGATCCTCGTCCAGACCGACGATGCGGTCGAGCCGCTCGCGCTCGCGAAGATCTTCAAGGCGATTGCCGACGCCGAACAGCCCGGCCTTGTCATCCTCGGCAAGCAGGCGATCGACGGCGACAATAACCAGACCGGCCAGATGCTCGCAGCCCTCACCGGCTGGGCGCAAGGCACGTTCGCCAGCGCGGTGAACGTCGAAGGCGACCATGTCAGTGTGACGCGCGAAGTCGACGGCGGCCTTGAAACGGTGAAGCTCAAGCTTCCCGCGATCGTCACCACCGACCTGCGTCTGAACGAACCGCGCTACGCCTCGCTGCCGAACATCATGAAGGCGAAGTCGAAGCCGCTCGATACCAAGACCCCCGCCGATTACGGCGTCGACACCGCGCCGCGGGTCAAGGTCGTCAAGGTTTCGGAACCGCCCGTGCGCTCGGCCGGCGTCAAGGTTGCCGATGTCGATGAACTGGTTGCCAAGCTGAAAGCGATTGGAGTGCATTCATGA
- a CDS encoding acyl-CoA dehydrogenase family protein, translating to MLERDGSGLFGDEHRAFRAMVRKFIEREFSSRLLEFEDAGKVARDFWLKCGEAGLLCPTMPEAYGGLGLDFSFNAIINEEFTYAMMADSITLQTDITMPYILHYGSEEQKAALLPRMLSGETIVAIAMTEPGAGSDLQGVRTSARRDGDGYVINGAKTFITNGQNADVIITVCKTNPDAGAKGISLFLVEADRPGFARGRNLDKVGQWMSDTSELFFNDVRVPASSLLGRENGGFVYLVSDLPQERLSISITAQAAAQRAFDEAVAFTRDRKAFGKNVIDFQNTRFVLADIKAKLQVGWAHLDWAIARHVAGDLTADEAAASKYWHTEMQWEACDAALQLHGGSGYMNEYPIARIWRDARVRRIYGGTSEIMRELVGRSL from the coding sequence ATGCTCGAGCGTGATGGAAGCGGCCTGTTCGGTGACGAGCACCGGGCCTTTCGCGCGATGGTGCGCAAGTTTATCGAACGGGAATTTTCGTCACGGCTCCTTGAGTTCGAGGACGCCGGCAAGGTCGCCCGCGACTTCTGGCTGAAGTGCGGCGAGGCCGGGCTGCTGTGCCCGACGATGCCCGAGGCGTATGGAGGGCTCGGTCTCGACTTCAGCTTCAACGCGATCATCAACGAGGAATTCACCTACGCGATGATGGCAGATTCTATCACGCTGCAGACCGACATCACAATGCCTTATATTCTTCATTATGGCAGCGAGGAGCAGAAGGCCGCACTTCTCCCGCGCATGCTTTCGGGCGAGACCATTGTCGCGATCGCGATGACCGAGCCGGGCGCCGGGTCCGATCTCCAAGGCGTGCGCACCTCGGCCCGCCGCGACGGAGACGGCTATGTGATCAACGGCGCCAAGACGTTCATCACTAACGGCCAGAACGCCGATGTGATCATCACGGTCTGCAAGACCAACCCCGATGCTGGCGCCAAGGGCATCTCGCTGTTCCTCGTAGAGGCCGACCGCCCCGGCTTTGCGCGGGGTCGCAATCTCGACAAGGTTGGCCAATGGATGTCCGATACGTCGGAACTCTTCTTCAACGACGTTCGTGTCCCGGCCTCGAGCCTGCTTGGAAGAGAGAACGGCGGGTTCGTCTATCTCGTGAGCGACCTGCCGCAGGAGCGGCTCTCGATCTCGATCACGGCGCAAGCAGCGGCGCAGCGCGCCTTCGACGAGGCGGTGGCTTTCACGCGCGACCGCAAGGCTTTCGGCAAGAATGTGATCGATTTCCAGAACACACGGTTCGTCCTCGCCGACATCAAGGCCAAGTTGCAGGTCGGCTGGGCGCATCTCGACTGGGCGATTGCGCGCCATGTCGCCGGCGATCTCACCGCCGACGAGGCCGCAGCCAGCAAATATTGGCACACCGAGATGCAGTGGGAAGCGTGCGACGCTGCGCTGCAGCTCCATGGCGGATCGGGTTATATGAATGAATATCCGATCGCGCGCATCTGGCGCGACGCGCGCGTCCGCCGCATCTATGGCGGAACGAGCGAAATCATGCGCGAGCTTGTCGGGCGGAGCCTCTAA
- a CDS encoding MFS transporter: MSIAAAPSTAPGSEGASPAPAIGSARAWTALVLLSLLYIISFVDRLALALLVEPIKADLGISDVQIGLLIGTSFAIVYALTGLPLARIADTSSRRMLIFGGALLWGLSTFAAAFANSFAVLVALRIGVAVGEAALVPAAMSILSELFPANKRALPISIFVMIGVCGGSGSMLIGGAVLDFAATSGALPLVGDMSAWRLTLILVGAPAVLLALLAPFILPAMPAAGGSGSASASIGELKRYYSAHPRTYIGFYTVTALVSAINFSILTWFPTHLIRSYGLAAPDAGYLFGTVGVATSLAGGLLLPWIARRMVAKGRFDSTLTIALFVCCLSSPLLIASLLAPSAELAILIAAIPFTLQFGLGILLAATAPLLAPPQIRAQLVAIFFLFLSLIGLGIGPTLVAWLAQNVGWLKGSVPAALALIILIFAPAQIVAILRNRGAFAKSYEDAA; encoded by the coding sequence GTGAGCATCGCGGCCGCTCCCTCGACTGCGCCCGGAAGCGAAGGGGCGAGCCCGGCACCCGCGATCGGCTCCGCGCGTGCGTGGACCGCGCTTGTCCTTCTCAGCCTCCTCTACATCATATCCTTTGTCGATCGCCTTGCGCTGGCGCTGCTTGTCGAGCCGATCAAGGCGGACCTCGGTATCAGCGACGTCCAGATCGGCCTGCTGATCGGCACGTCCTTCGCGATCGTCTATGCCCTGACCGGATTGCCGCTCGCGCGTATCGCCGACACCAGCAGCCGGCGCATGCTCATCTTCGGCGGCGCGCTCCTCTGGGGGCTCAGCACGTTCGCCGCGGCTTTCGCGAACAGCTTCGCTGTGCTCGTCGCGCTTCGCATCGGCGTGGCCGTCGGCGAGGCCGCGCTCGTTCCGGCGGCGATGTCGATCCTGTCCGAACTGTTCCCGGCCAACAAGCGCGCGCTGCCGATCAGTATATTCGTGATGATCGGCGTGTGCGGCGGCTCGGGCTCGATGCTGATCGGCGGCGCCGTCCTGGATTTCGCGGCGACGTCGGGCGCACTACCCCTCGTAGGCGACATGAGCGCATGGCGCCTCACACTGATTCTGGTCGGCGCGCCCGCGGTCCTGCTCGCCCTGCTCGCCCCCTTTATACTCCCGGCGATGCCTGCGGCGGGCGGCAGCGGCAGTGCAAGCGCATCGATCGGCGAGCTCAAGCGCTACTATTCCGCGCATCCCCGGACCTATATCGGTTTCTACACCGTGACGGCGCTCGTATCGGCCATCAATTTCAGCATCCTGACCTGGTTCCCGACGCACCTCATCCGGTCCTACGGCCTTGCCGCGCCGGATGCGGGCTATTTGTTCGGAACGGTAGGGGTCGCCACCAGCCTTGCCGGCGGCCTGTTGCTGCCATGGATCGCGCGGCGAATGGTCGCGAAAGGTCGCTTCGATTCAACGCTCACGATTGCGCTCTTTGTATGTTGCCTGTCCTCACCGCTGCTTATCGCTTCGTTGCTCGCACCGAGCGCGGAGTTGGCCATCCTGATCGCAGCGATACCCTTCACCCTGCAGTTCGGCCTCGGTATTCTGCTCGCGGCGACGGCGCCGCTGCTGGCGCCGCCGCAGATACGGGCGCAGCTCGTTGCCATCTTCTTCCTGTTCCTGTCGCTGATCGGGCTCGGCATCGGTCCCACGCTCGTCGCATGGCTGGCCCAGAACGTCGGCTGGCTGAAGGGCTCGGTCCCTGCAGCCTTGGCTCTGATCATCCTGATCTTTGCTCCGGCACAGATCGTTGCGATCCTCCGGAACCGCGGCGCCTTCGCAAAGAGCTACGAAGACGCCGCGTGA
- a CDS encoding SDR family oxidoreductase, producing the protein MDLGISGRTAIICASSQGLGRACAEALANNGVHIFINGRREEVLAEAAREIGERYGSPVSTIVADATSEAGREAIVAACPAPDILINNAAGPPPGDWRQFDRDQWQAAVDSNMLSAIFLIRAFADGMAERGFGRIVNITSALVKAPKEVISLSVAARLGLTGFSKGIAASYIGQGVTINNLLPEQFETARLRKNLAFIAEKKGISLEDEIALQLAEAPAGRFGKTEEFGATCAFLCSSQAGYMSGQNILLDGAKLTGLF; encoded by the coding sequence ATGGATCTTGGGATCAGCGGCAGGACGGCGATCATTTGCGCTTCGAGCCAGGGACTCGGCCGGGCGTGCGCCGAAGCCCTTGCCAACAATGGCGTGCATATATTCATTAACGGGCGCCGCGAAGAGGTGCTTGCCGAGGCAGCCCGCGAAATCGGGGAGCGTTATGGAAGCCCCGTCTCGACAATCGTCGCCGATGCAACGAGCGAAGCGGGACGCGAGGCGATCGTTGCGGCCTGTCCGGCGCCCGACATACTGATCAACAATGCGGCCGGCCCGCCGCCAGGCGATTGGCGCCAGTTCGACCGCGACCAGTGGCAGGCCGCCGTCGATTCCAACATGCTGAGCGCCATATTCCTGATCCGGGCGTTTGCCGACGGCATGGCCGAGCGCGGCTTCGGCCGGATCGTGAACATCACCTCGGCGCTGGTGAAGGCGCCCAAGGAAGTGATCAGCCTTTCCGTCGCGGCGCGCCTCGGCCTTACGGGCTTCTCCAAGGGGATAGCCGCGAGCTACATCGGCCAAGGCGTAACCATCAACAATCTTCTCCCCGAGCAGTTCGAGACGGCGCGGCTGCGCAAGAATCTCGCGTTTATCGCAGAGAAGAAGGGCATCAGCCTCGAGGATGAGATTGCGCTCCAGCTCGCCGAGGCTCCCGCCGGCCGGTTCGGAAAAACAGAAGAGTTCGGGGCCACCTGCGCTTTTCTGTGCAGTTCGCAAGCGGGGTATATGTCGGGACAGAATATCCTTCTCGACGGGGCCAAACTGACCGGATTGTTCTGA
- a CDS encoding type IV secretion system DNA-binding domain-containing protein, translated as MAHEDIRSDGRPIPLTHHSARGNVQRNAGNFTRGSQLLTHEVLMWISGARLPFILWFVLFFAAWFSIMSIKLDEHGFQLVCMKIYSAFWGWVDLDPAKRVNVTLPTGEIERTIMRAVPYIPEVIKAWDTAMRGLLGAFFISVFIAIPVAIWFVDLSHRRGRSILQERHERGAMLVDRALLRAEILEHNQARYEEDVHALCPGHSPSAVLAMPFRARKEAGIHHPYLLAGIPFPHRTEQSHVMLIGTTGSGKTTELRSLVAQMRVRQDTAVIFDLTGAYVEAFYDSVRDTILNPMDARCPSWSIFNDCQTHSEFTAAAAALIPSDGGSSEPFWALAARTLFVEMCIRLQERGQTTNLALSENLMTADLKRVHRFLANTIADPLTAPEAARMAESIRAVMNTNAQVLRFLPDEGEPFSIRDWITRDKKPGSILFVTSNYVDLPMNRALLTLWMDLAINRLMTLPRTRSLRTWFMFDELGALHRLPAIENGLQTGRAFGGAMVLGIHSFEKLVEVYGEQGARNLASLARTKLILATADLDTAEQCARYIGNREVRQMDEAYSYGYNNTRDASTLTPRKQVEPLVIADDITNLPSLHGFVKFPDGFPAARILLEWKDYPAVAEGHVPRADVSPVRSKRADQAFTEEEDGEPGGRDGGAQVSEGDTETRNIARDLAARILSAEAEPVDEAVPREAPSTDAQEGASLPASEAPARYEGKPVAEVEAVTSTRDHSASGQAAAPPVQEDLTLFELRQSFGSGLEDDDLDIGI; from the coding sequence ATGGCGCATGAGGACATCCGATCCGATGGCCGGCCCATCCCGTTGACCCATCATTCGGCGCGCGGAAACGTCCAGCGCAATGCCGGCAACTTCACGCGCGGCAGTCAGCTTCTCACCCACGAGGTGCTGATGTGGATCTCGGGCGCACGTCTGCCTTTCATCCTGTGGTTCGTCCTGTTCTTTGCGGCCTGGTTCTCCATCATGTCGATCAAGCTCGACGAGCATGGTTTCCAGCTCGTGTGCATGAAAATCTATTCCGCCTTTTGGGGCTGGGTCGACCTCGATCCCGCCAAGCGCGTCAATGTGACGCTGCCCACCGGCGAGATCGAGCGCACGATCATGCGCGCGGTCCCCTATATCCCCGAAGTCATCAAGGCCTGGGATACGGCAATGCGCGGCCTGCTAGGTGCCTTTTTCATCTCGGTCTTCATTGCGATACCGGTCGCCATCTGGTTCGTCGACCTATCGCACCGGCGCGGACGTTCGATCCTTCAGGAACGCCATGAGCGGGGCGCGATGCTCGTCGATCGCGCGCTGCTGCGCGCGGAGATCCTCGAACACAACCAGGCTCGATATGAAGAGGATGTGCATGCGCTTTGCCCGGGGCATTCGCCATCCGCGGTGCTCGCGATGCCGTTTCGTGCGCGCAAGGAAGCCGGCATCCACCACCCCTATCTGCTCGCTGGCATTCCCTTCCCGCATCGCACCGAGCAGTCGCACGTCATGCTCATCGGCACGACGGGCTCGGGCAAGACCACCGAGCTCAGGAGCCTCGTCGCACAGATGCGCGTGCGCCAGGATACGGCGGTGATATTCGATCTCACGGGCGCCTATGTCGAAGCCTTTTACGACTCGGTTCGCGACACGATCCTCAACCCGATGGACGCGCGGTGCCCGTCCTGGTCGATCTTCAACGACTGCCAGACCCATAGCGAGTTCACGGCCGCTGCGGCCGCGCTTATTCCGTCCGATGGCGGGTCATCGGAACCCTTCTGGGCGCTCGCCGCACGCACGCTCTTCGTCGAGATGTGCATCCGCCTCCAGGAGCGCGGGCAGACGACCAATCTCGCTCTTTCCGAGAATTTGATGACTGCGGATCTGAAGCGCGTGCATCGCTTCCTCGCAAACACTATCGCCGACCCGTTGACCGCGCCCGAAGCTGCACGGATGGCGGAATCCATCCGCGCCGTCATGAACACGAATGCGCAGGTGCTGCGCTTCCTGCCCGACGAGGGTGAGCCCTTCTCGATCCGTGACTGGATCACGCGTGACAAGAAGCCCGGATCGATCCTGTTCGTGACCTCCAACTATGTCGACCTGCCGATGAACAGGGCGCTGCTCACCCTCTGGATGGACCTCGCCATCAACCGCCTCATGACCCTCCCGCGTACACGGTCCTTGCGCACCTGGTTCATGTTCGACGAGCTTGGCGCGCTGCACCGCTTGCCCGCGATCGAGAACGGACTTCAGACCGGCCGCGCGTTCGGCGGCGCGATGGTTCTCGGCATCCACAGCTTCGAGAAGCTGGTCGAGGTCTACGGCGAGCAGGGCGCGCGCAATCTCGCCTCGCTTGCGCGGACCAAGCTCATCCTCGCGACCGCCGATCTCGACACGGCCGAGCAGTGCGCGCGCTACATCGGCAACCGCGAGGTCCGGCAGATGGATGAGGCCTATAGCTACGGCTATAACAACACGCGCGACGCATCGACCCTGACGCCGCGCAAGCAGGTCGAGCCTCTCGTGATCGCCGACGACATCACCAATCTTCCGTCGCTTCACGGCTTCGTAAAGTTCCCCGACGGCTTTCCAGCCGCGCGCATCCTGCTCGAGTGGAAGGACTATCCAGCGGTTGCCGAAGGCCATGTGCCGCGCGCCGATGTGAGCCCTGTTCGATCCAAGCGTGCAGACCAGGCATTCACGGAAGAGGAAGATGGCGAACCCGGAGGCCGGGATGGGGGTGCGCAAGTCTCGGAGGGCGATACCGAAACCCGCAATATCGCGCGCGACCTTGCCGCTCGTATCCTCTCGGCGGAGGCAGAGCCGGTCGACGAAGCAGTTCCCCGCGAAGCGCCGTCCACCGACGCGCAGGAAGGGGCGTCTCTTCCCGCGAGCGAGGCGCCGGCGCGGTACGAAGGCAAGCCGGTAGCGGAAGTCGAAGCGGTAACGTCCACCCGCGATCACAGCGCCAGCGGTCAGGCCGCGGCTCCCCCCGTGCAGGAGGATTTGACGCTCTTTGAACTGCGCCAGTCCTTCGGCAGCGGACTGGAGGATGACGACCTCGATATCGGTATCTAA
- the mobF gene encoding MobF family relaxase: MLSVAAVRSASGAANYFAKDDYYTVEGSSEASLWAGDGAADLKLSGEVTKDSFEAILNGFLPSGEGVAQVENRRPGLDLTFSMPKSASVLAYVAGDKRILAANMTAVAKTMAWVEKNLAEGRRDIEGRKVPVQTGNLVYALFQHDTSRALDPQGHVHAVIANLTRMPGGKWQALHADKIWSRNSVIGAIYHAHLRGELERLGYSLDLKGKHGTFEIAGIPKRVLAEFSQRRAEILERATKLGIKSPEGLREITKRSRDAKLGVEDRAALKKDWVDRAAALGFDGKALVEAAQARSAFDPTDTIFEKGYRAIVDAIDAARQRLGGVLRPHDPLVDTGLGRAVASPAAARTQLAVASAVRILGEREAAWPVHMLAKTALDLGLKGVTIDGVERRIEMLVDRQQLILGIASAADRTGRMVTTREALQTEEKILGAVEKGRGLASPVLSADVAAGRLQEAAERPLNPGQLAAATMILSSPDRSVLVQGVAGAGKSTMLQAVARVAEAEGRPITGLAFQNKMVADLGEGAGIKAQTIASFVLANERFIAEQGTERHAAAREAFAGSMLVVDETSMVSSSDMLKIHEIADALGADKLVLVGDRQQLSSIDAGKAFAMIQAGGGTMARMDTNIRQRTDELRTVAALANIGKAGSALAVLGDDVIETADPPSAAADLWLALPAIEREVTAIFASGREARTIINDRIQEGLIAEGSIKGDAYPVTVYERINTTREELRHVSTYRAGQTLEVGAGGARDVGIAAGRYDVVKILRGGKVELADGRKRLRFDPLKLSPTERRDRLQLTEKKALVLREGDRIRWTANDKERGLFNSALARIAAVETGAIVVETADRQQLRLATGDPMLSRLDLAYSLNMHMAQGITTDKAITVMSSHERFLSNQRLFNVGVTRVRDALTMIVDDKEKLSRQLDMNPGNKTSALETLGRIDIDGGRSTVPVAPFDPGPIDDLGLPDLPPSPATTADGPTKSETPDAPDKSGRGDTLPSLPERSLGLDL, translated from the coding sequence ATGCTTTCGGTCGCAGCCGTCCGCTCCGCCTCAGGCGCCGCGAACTATTTCGCGAAGGACGATTACTACACCGTCGAGGGCTCCTCCGAGGCCAGCCTCTGGGCGGGGGATGGCGCGGCCGATCTCAAGCTTTCGGGCGAAGTGACGAAGGACAGTTTCGAAGCGATATTGAACGGCTTTCTTCCAAGCGGCGAGGGCGTCGCACAAGTCGAGAACCGGCGCCCCGGACTCGATCTCACCTTCTCGATGCCAAAATCCGCCTCGGTTTTGGCCTATGTCGCAGGGGACAAGCGCATCCTTGCTGCAAACATGACCGCGGTCGCCAAGACGATGGCCTGGGTAGAGAAGAACCTCGCCGAAGGACGCCGCGATATCGAAGGCCGCAAGGTTCCGGTTCAGACCGGCAATCTCGTCTATGCCCTGTTCCAGCACGACACGAGCCGCGCACTCGATCCCCAGGGCCATGTCCATGCCGTGATCGCCAATCTGACACGCATGCCCGGCGGCAAGTGGCAGGCGCTCCATGCCGACAAGATATGGAGCCGCAACAGCGTCATCGGTGCGATCTATCACGCTCATCTGCGCGGCGAACTCGAGCGCCTCGGGTACAGCCTCGACCTCAAAGGCAAGCACGGAACGTTTGAGATTGCGGGGATCCCGAAGCGTGTGCTCGCGGAGTTCAGCCAGCGACGCGCCGAGATACTCGAGCGCGCGACGAAGCTCGGCATCAAGTCGCCGGAGGGACTGCGCGAAATCACAAAGCGTTCGCGCGATGCCAAGCTCGGTGTGGAAGACCGGGCGGCGCTCAAGAAGGACTGGGTCGACCGGGCGGCCGCGCTCGGCTTCGACGGAAAGGCGCTGGTCGAGGCAGCCCAAGCGCGATCCGCCTTCGATCCCACCGACACCATATTCGAGAAGGGCTATCGCGCGATAGTCGATGCCATCGATGCGGCGCGCCAGCGGCTCGGCGGGGTTCTCCGCCCCCACGATCCTCTCGTGGACACCGGCCTCGGCCGCGCCGTTGCATCGCCGGCCGCGGCGCGAACCCAGCTTGCCGTCGCATCGGCGGTCCGCATCCTTGGCGAACGCGAGGCGGCCTGGCCGGTCCATATGCTTGCCAAGACCGCGCTCGATCTCGGCCTGAAAGGCGTGACGATCGATGGCGTCGAGCGACGCATCGAGATGCTGGTCGATCGGCAGCAGCTAATCCTGGGCATTGCCTCGGCGGCAGACCGGACCGGCCGCATGGTGACGACGCGCGAAGCGCTCCAGACCGAGGAGAAGATTCTCGGCGCCGTCGAGAAGGGAAGGGGATTGGCTAGCCCGGTCCTTTCCGCAGATGTCGCAGCGGGGCGCCTTCAGGAGGCGGCCGAGCGGCCCCTTAATCCGGGCCAGCTCGCGGCCGCGACTATGATCCTTTCATCGCCCGACCGTTCGGTCCTTGTCCAGGGGGTCGCGGGCGCCGGCAAATCGACGATGCTCCAGGCGGTCGCGCGCGTTGCGGAGGCCGAAGGGCGGCCGATCACCGGGCTTGCCTTCCAGAACAAGATGGTCGCGGATCTTGGGGAAGGCGCCGGGATCAAGGCGCAGACCATTGCCTCCTTCGTCCTCGCGAACGAGCGGTTCATCGCCGAACAGGGGACGGAACGGCACGCGGCGGCGCGGGAGGCCTTCGCGGGTTCCATGCTCGTCGTCGATGAAACCTCGATGGTGTCGAGCAGCGACATGCTGAAGATTCATGAGATTGCCGACGCGCTTGGCGCCGACAAGCTGGTTCTCGTCGGCGATCGGCAGCAGCTCTCCTCGATCGATGCCGGCAAGGCGTTCGCGATGATCCAGGCGGGCGGCGGCACCATGGCCCGAATGGACACGAACATCCGTCAGAGGACCGACGAGCTGCGCACGGTCGCGGCGCTCGCGAACATCGGCAAGGCGGGCTCGGCGCTCGCCGTGCTGGGCGACGATGTCATCGAAACGGCTGATCCGCCCTCGGCGGCGGCGGACCTCTGGCTCGCGCTACCTGCAATAGAACGCGAGGTGACGGCGATTTTTGCATCGGGCCGCGAGGCCAGGACCATCATAAACGACCGTATACAGGAGGGCCTGATCGCCGAAGGGAGCATCAAGGGCGATGCCTATCCTGTCACCGTTTATGAGCGGATCAACACGACACGCGAGGAACTTCGCCATGTCTCGACCTATCGTGCCGGGCAGACACTTGAGGTTGGCGCCGGCGGTGCTCGCGATGTCGGCATTGCCGCCGGGCGCTACGACGTCGTCAAAATCCTTCGCGGGGGCAAGGTCGAACTCGCCGATGGGCGAAAGCGGCTTCGCTTCGACCCGCTCAAGCTTTCTCCGACCGAGCGGCGCGACCGTCTGCAGCTCACGGAGAAGAAGGCTCTGGTTCTGCGCGAGGGTGATCGCATCCGCTGGACAGCCAACGACAAGGAGCGCGGGCTCTTCAATTCGGCGCTTGCCCGGATCGCGGCTGTGGAGACCGGCGCGATCGTCGTCGAAACGGCGGACCGTCAGCAATTGCGCTTGGCAACCGGCGATCCGATGCTGTCGCGGCTCGACCTCGCCTATAGCCTCAATATGCACATGGCGCAGGGCATCACGACCGACAAGGCGATCACGGTGATGTCGTCCCACGAGCGGTTTTTGTCGAACCAGCGGTTGTTCAACGTCGGGGTGACGCGTGTCCGCGATGCGCTCACCATGATTGTCGATGATAAAGAGAAGCTCTCCCGCCAATTGGACATGAATCCGGGCAACAAGACATCCGCGCTGGAGACCCTCGGCCGGATCGATATCGACGGCGGCAGGAGTACCGTGCCGGTGGCGCCATTCGATCCTGGACCTATCGACGACCTTGGTCTTCCGGACCTGCCGCCATCGCCCGCCACCACAGCGGACGGACCCACCAAGAGTGAGACGCCCGATGCGCCCGACAAGAGTGGCCGAGGTGACACTTTGCCCTCGCTGCCCGAGCGTAGCCTGGGGCTCGACCTGTGA
- a CDS encoding electron transfer flavoprotein subunit alpha/FixB family protein, with protein sequence MKTLVWVEHDGKAVKDATLAVVTAASKLGEVHLLVAGSGVDAVAKEAAQIAGVGKVHVADNPAFGHNLPENIAPLVAELMGSHDAFLAPATTTGKNIAPRVAALLDVMQISEILSVEGEKTFTRPIYAGNAIATVESSDAKLVLTVRGTAFEKAASTGGSGAVEAVSAGGDTGISSFVGAEIAKQDRPELTSAKIIVSGGRALGSSEKYQEVIVPLADKLGAALGASRAAVDAGYVPNDYQVGQTGKIVAPEVYFAIGISGAIQHLAGMKDSKTIVAINKDEDAPIFQVADFGLVADLFNAVPELTGKI encoded by the coding sequence ATGAAAACTCTGGTTTGGGTCGAACATGACGGCAAGGCCGTCAAGGACGCCACGCTCGCGGTGGTCACTGCCGCGTCGAAGCTCGGCGAAGTCCATCTGCTCGTCGCCGGTTCGGGCGTCGATGCGGTTGCCAAGGAAGCCGCGCAGATTGCCGGCGTCGGCAAGGTGCATGTCGCCGACAACCCCGCTTTCGGTCATAACCTGCCCGAAAATATCGCGCCGCTCGTCGCCGAACTGATGGGCAGCCATGACGCGTTCCTCGCGCCGGCAACCACGACCGGCAAGAATATCGCGCCGCGCGTTGCCGCGCTGCTCGACGTGATGCAGATTTCGGAAATCCTCTCGGTCGAAGGCGAAAAGACCTTCACCCGCCCGATCTACGCCGGCAACGCGATCGCGACCGTCGAATCGTCGGACGCGAAGCTCGTCCTCACCGTCCGCGGCACCGCCTTCGAAAAGGCCGCCAGCACCGGTGGTTCGGGTGCGGTCGAAGCCGTCTCGGCTGGCGGCGACACGGGCATCTCGAGCTTCGTTGGCGCCGAAATCGCCAAGCAGGATCGTCCCGAACTGACCTCGGCGAAGATCATCGTATCGGGCGGCCGTGCGCTGGGTTCGAGCGAGAAATATCAGGAAGTCATCGTCCCGCTCGCCGACAAGCTCGGCGCCGCGCTCGGTGCTTCGCGCGCCGCGGTCGATGCGGGCTATGTTCCCAACGATTATCAGGTCGGCCAGACCGGCAAGATCGTCGCACCGGAAGTCTATTTCGCGATCGGCATCTCGGGCGCGATCCAGCATCTCGCCGGCATGAAGGATTCGAAGACGATCGTCGCGATCAACAAGGACGAAGACGCCCCGATCTTCCAGGTCGCCGACTTCGGCCTCGTCGCCGATCTGTTCAACGCCGTTCCGGAACTCACCGGCAAGATCTGA